The following proteins are encoded in a genomic region of Dehalococcoidia bacterium:
- a CDS encoding dihydrolipoamide acetyltransferase family protein encodes IARRMSQSKREAPHYYLTLDVDMTEALRMRAQINEGLGESGRVSVNDLLIIACTRALQQHPNFNSWWVEDHLQVHGRINIGIAIALEDGLIAPAVLDCQAKPLTQISREARDLAERARSGGALSPEEYTAGTFTITNLGAFGVDSLIGIINPPQTAILGVGRVQERPVVKDGQVVVRSMMTLALSADHRATDGAEGARFLATLKDLLEKPALMFV; translated from the coding sequence ATTGCCCGCCGCATGTCGCAGTCGAAGCGCGAGGCGCCGCACTACTACCTCACGCTGGACGTGGACATGACCGAAGCGCTGCGAATGCGGGCGCAGATCAACGAGGGGTTGGGCGAAAGCGGCCGCGTGAGCGTCAACGACCTCCTCATCATTGCCTGCACGCGCGCCCTGCAGCAGCACCCGAACTTCAACTCCTGGTGGGTCGAAGACCACCTGCAGGTCCACGGCCGCATCAACATCGGCATCGCCATCGCCCTGGAGGACGGCCTCATCGCGCCCGCCGTGCTCGACTGCCAGGCGAAGCCGCTGACGCAGATCTCGCGAGAGGCTCGCGACCTTGCGGAGCGCGCCCGCAGCGGCGGCGCGCTCTCGCCGGAGGAGTACACGGCTGGCACCTTTACCATCACGAACCTGGGCGCCTTCGGCGTCGACTCCCTGATCGGCATCATCAACCCGCCCCAGACGGCGATCCTCGGCGTAGGCCGCGTCCAGGAGCGGCCGGTTGTGAAGGACGGCCAGGTGGTCGTACGCTCGATGATGACGCTCGCTCTCTCGGCGGACCACCGCGCGACGGACGGCGCCGAAGGCGCGCGCTTCCTGGCGACGCTAAAAGACCTGCTCGAGAAACCGGCCCTGATGTTCGTCTAG
- a CDS encoding cyclic nucleotide-binding domain-containing protein has protein sequence MAVEDTLQQVELFSEMPRKDLTRLAKVTVKREYKKGDIIVREGDLGIAFYVVSKGHVEIVRGLGKPEEHVIYTHGPGGFFGEMALFDNQVRNASARAKDDCECLVLTKWDFNAELNAPGSRVAVAMLPILARRIRALNEAAETH, from the coding sequence ATGGCCGTCGAAGATACCCTGCAGCAGGTCGAACTCTTTTCCGAGATGCCGCGCAAGGACCTTACCCGGCTGGCCAAGGTCACAGTCAAGCGTGAGTACAAGAAGGGCGACATCATCGTCCGGGAAGGCGACCTCGGTATCGCCTTCTACGTCGTCTCGAAGGGACACGTCGAAATCGTCCGCGGGCTGGGCAAGCCAGAAGAGCACGTCATCTACACTCACGGGCCGGGCGGTTTCTTCGGCGAAATGGCGCTCTTCGACAACCAGGTGAGGAACGCCAGCGCCCGCGCCAAGGACGATTGCGAGTGCCTGGTCCTCACGAAGTGGGACTTCAACGCCGAATTGAATGCACCGGGCTCGCGCGTCGCCGTCGCAATGCTGCCGATCCTCGCCCGTCGCATCCGTGCCCTGAACGAGGCCGCCGAAACGCACTGA
- a CDS encoding ABC transporter permease, whose amino-acid sequence MAVQQLGGIAEIEGWRQERERPLPARVFAGLASFARRKPLGFICGLIVFALMIIGDLVPVTANFIYHVAGTPFGGGYDSVSTAITAAEGKPVPYVAGLVAPFKYDKNHLRDRLESPSSTYLLGTDELGRDILSRLIYGARVSIIVPFGAVLISEAIAATIGIMSAYYGGWVDKISQRLVDIFQALPGLVVIITVLGIFGSGLWQMIAVIGVLGGPPGSRIIRGQVLSIMASPYIEAGRVIGAGDRRIMMKYVLPNVMALIILGSTIRLGGVVLLEASLSFLGYGLPPPFPSWGQMLSLQGREYMRTAPGLAIYPGIAIGIVVFSYNLLGDALRDVLDPRLRGSR is encoded by the coding sequence ATGGCCGTACAACAACTCGGCGGAATCGCGGAGATAGAGGGCTGGAGACAGGAACGAGAGCGCCCGCTACCCGCCCGCGTCTTCGCCGGACTCGCCTCCTTCGCCAGGCGGAAGCCCCTGGGCTTCATCTGCGGGCTAATCGTCTTCGCCCTGATGATCATCGGCGACCTGGTGCCGGTGACCGCGAATTTCATCTATCACGTCGCCGGGACGCCCTTCGGCGGCGGCTACGACTCGGTCTCGACGGCGATTACCGCCGCGGAGGGTAAGCCCGTACCCTACGTGGCCGGCCTTGTCGCGCCTTTCAAGTACGACAAGAACCACCTGCGCGACCGGCTGGAGTCTCCCTCGTCGACCTATCTCCTGGGTACCGATGAGCTGGGCCGGGACATCCTGAGCCGCCTGATCTACGGCGCCCGCGTGTCGATCATCGTCCCCTTCGGCGCCGTCCTCATCAGTGAGGCGATAGCCGCAACCATCGGGATCATGAGCGCCTACTACGGCGGCTGGGTCGACAAGATCTCACAGCGTCTGGTCGACATCTTCCAGGCGCTTCCCGGCCTGGTCGTGATCATCACCGTGCTGGGCATCTTCGGGTCCGGCCTCTGGCAGATGATCGCCGTGATCGGCGTCCTCGGCGGGCCACCCGGTTCTCGCATCATCCGGGGCCAGGTCTTATCGATCATGGCCAGCCCGTACATCGAGGCCGGCCGCGTGATCGGCGCCGGCGACAGGCGGATCATGATGAAGTACGTGCTGCCGAACGTGATGGCGCTGATCATCCTCGGCTCTACGATCCGGCTCGGAGGCGTAGTGCTTCTGGAAGCCAGCCTGAGCTTCCTCGGCTACGGCCTGCCGCCGCCATTCCCGAGCTGGGGCCAGATGCTCAGCCTCCAGGGCCGCGAGTACATGCGCACCGCTCCCGGACTGGCGATCTACCCCGGCATTGCCATCGGCATCGTGGTGTTCTCCTACAACCTGCTCGGTGACGCCCTGCGCGACGTCCTCGACCCGCGCCTGAGGGGCAGCCGTTAG
- a CDS encoding ABC transporter permease → MQRYIMQRLILSLPTLIGVSILTFVGLRVILPQDVIDTIVGEFGRNDPQLRKNLERELGLSSSIPQQYLEYMGLWPTCLKRNSQGDCTEKKFSGVLQGNLGKSLHNGRSVTSEMKRRVPISFELGLWAQATAIAASVPMGVWAAVKQDKFPDYGLRTAAILLNAVPGFWIAVLVITFGSIWFNWAPPIKFKTLTEDPIAHLKIMATPALIIGLTPSGGLIRLVRTQMLEVLRQDYVRTAHAKGLSNATVFYKHALRNALIPVVTVIGVGLPGIIAGTVIFEQIFVIPGMGRYLVDSVNIRDYPVVQGLNLVFATLLIFSVLLVDISYSFLDPRIRYR, encoded by the coding sequence GTGCAACGTTACATAATGCAGAGGTTAATCCTCTCACTCCCGACCCTGATCGGCGTCTCGATCCTGACTTTCGTTGGCCTGCGGGTGATCCTTCCCCAGGACGTTATCGACACGATTGTCGGCGAGTTCGGGCGCAACGACCCCCAGCTTCGCAAAAACCTGGAGCGGGAGCTGGGCCTCAGCTCTAGCATCCCGCAGCAGTACCTCGAGTACATGGGCCTTTGGCCGACGTGCCTCAAGCGCAACTCTCAGGGTGACTGCACCGAGAAGAAATTCTCCGGCGTGCTCCAGGGCAACCTCGGCAAGTCGCTCCATAACGGCCGCAGCGTCACTTCGGAGATGAAACGGCGCGTTCCGATCTCCTTCGAGCTGGGCCTGTGGGCACAGGCGACGGCGATCGCGGCCTCCGTGCCCATGGGCGTGTGGGCCGCGGTCAAGCAGGACAAGTTCCCCGACTATGGGCTCCGGACGGCGGCCATCCTCCTGAACGCCGTGCCCGGCTTCTGGATCGCCGTCCTCGTCATCACCTTCGGGTCGATCTGGTTCAACTGGGCGCCGCCGATCAAGTTCAAGACCCTCACCGAGGACCCGATAGCGCACCTCAAGATCATGGCGACGCCGGCGCTGATCATCGGATTGACGCCCAGCGGCGGCCTCATCCGCCTCGTGCGCACGCAGATGCTGGAGGTGTTGCGCCAGGACTATGTGCGCACGGCGCACGCGAAGGGGCTCAGCAACGCCACGGTCTTCTACAAACATGCGCTGCGCAACGCCCTCATTCCCGTGGTGACGGTGATAGGCGTGGGCCTTCCCGGGATCATCGCCGGGACCGTGATCTTCGAGCAGATTTTCGTGATCCCGGGCATGGGGCGTTACCTGGTAGACTCGGTGAACATCCGCGACTATCCCGTGGTCCAGGGCCTGAACCTGGTCTTCGCGACGCTGCTCATCTTCTCGGTGCTACTGGTGGACATCAGCTACTCATTCCTGGACCCCAGGATCCGTTACAGGTAG
- a CDS encoding pitrilysin family protein: MPMNISFQKHTLKNGLDVILHEDHSIPMVAVNIWYHVGSQNEVPGRTGFAHLFEHVMFEGSKHHNKEYFEPLQEAGGNINGSTSTDRTNYYENVPSNYLELALWLESDRMGFLLDALDERKFEIQRDVVKNERRQSYENRPYGMAGWEIRKALFPPNHPYHWQTIGSQEDLDAATLEDVKDFFRRFYAPNNASLAIAGDINPEEALKLVEKYFGDLPPAPPVPRLERWTPRPDHEIRVNLLDRVQLERIFFSWVTPPRFDPDEAPLDVLVSILGEGRSSRLHRSLVYEKQIAREASAYYAAMEIAGELRMDATVAPGHSVDEVEAALLAEVRRIQEEPPSEEEVQRAVNRLEAYYVRQLESLGGFGGRADLLNYFNVLAGDPGRINSDFDRYTRVSPEDVRRVAREWLTEGRVRLVVRPKPELAPLPPKVDRSVKPPPAPQPAFLPPTPQRIPLANGLDLVIIEKHEVPTIACAVYFPGGAVIDPEDRAGLVSFTGRLLTEGTKTRTSTQIAEESEFIAARPNVGADRENQLVTVEALTKHWPKALEIMADVILNPTFPENEVERVRRERLTDLRRIKDDPNAIADRVEVGLLFGRQTPHGHPIGGWEESVAAITLPEMVDTHGRAFLNNRPSVVIVGDIKVEEAARQIEGAFAGWRAAAPPKPPAQEFPEPSGVTIYLIDKPGAAQSVIRAGHLSLPRPNPDYFPLVVMNMAFGGQFTARLNMNLREDKGYSYGYRSRFDWRLSRSVFSAGGSVQTAVTKESIIETLKEYEDLHGRRPITEEEFEKAKLGIIRGYPPTFETPGQVLRRLLDVVHFGLPDDYFTTQVQQLEAVTLADVRRVAAEHVHPDRLTVLVVGDLAVIEPGIRELGYPVVLLDHEGRPLE; encoded by the coding sequence ATGCCGATGAATATCAGCTTCCAGAAGCACACCCTCAAGAACGGGCTCGACGTGATCCTGCACGAGGACCACTCGATCCCGATGGTCGCGGTGAACATCTGGTATCACGTGGGCTCACAGAACGAGGTGCCCGGGCGTACGGGCTTCGCCCACCTCTTCGAGCACGTCATGTTCGAAGGGTCGAAGCACCACAACAAGGAGTACTTCGAGCCGCTGCAGGAGGCCGGTGGCAACATCAACGGCTCTACCAGCACGGACCGCACGAACTACTACGAAAACGTGCCCTCGAACTACCTCGAGCTGGCGCTCTGGCTAGAGTCCGACCGCATGGGCTTCCTGCTCGACGCGCTGGACGAGCGCAAGTTCGAGATCCAGCGCGATGTGGTGAAAAACGAGCGCCGCCAGAGCTACGAGAACCGGCCCTACGGGATGGCGGGCTGGGAGATCCGCAAGGCGCTTTTCCCGCCGAACCACCCCTATCACTGGCAGACCATCGGCTCGCAGGAGGACCTCGACGCCGCGACGCTGGAGGACGTGAAGGACTTCTTCCGCCGCTTCTACGCGCCGAACAACGCCAGCCTGGCGATCGCCGGCGACATCAACCCGGAGGAGGCGCTGAAGCTGGTCGAGAAGTACTTCGGCGACCTGCCGCCGGCCCCGCCAGTGCCGAGGCTGGAGCGCTGGACGCCCCGCCCAGACCACGAGATCCGTGTGAACCTGCTGGATCGCGTGCAGCTCGAGCGCATCTTCTTCTCCTGGGTCACGCCGCCGCGCTTTGACCCCGACGAAGCTCCGCTCGACGTGCTCGTCTCCATCCTGGGTGAGGGCCGGAGCTCGCGCCTGCACCGCTCGCTGGTGTACGAGAAGCAGATCGCGCGCGAGGCCAGCGCCTACTACGCCGCGATGGAAATCGCCGGCGAGTTGCGGATGGACGCCACTGTCGCGCCCGGACACTCGGTCGACGAGGTGGAAGCCGCGCTCCTCGCCGAGGTGCGCCGCATCCAGGAAGAGCCTCCATCCGAGGAGGAGGTGCAGCGCGCCGTCAACCGCCTCGAGGCCTATTACGTGCGTCAGCTCGAGAGCCTCGGCGGATTCGGCGGCCGCGCCGACCTCCTCAACTACTTCAACGTCCTCGCCGGTGACCCCGGGCGCATCAACTCAGACTTCGACCGCTACACCCGGGTGTCACCAGAGGACGTCCGGCGGGTGGCGAGGGAGTGGCTCACCGAGGGGCGCGTGCGCCTGGTGGTGCGGCCGAAGCCCGAGCTCGCGCCCCTGCCGCCGAAGGTCGACCGCAGCGTGAAGCCGCCGCCGGCGCCTCAGCCGGCTTTCCTGCCGCCCACGCCGCAGCGGATACCGCTCGCCAACGGGCTCGACCTGGTGATCATCGAGAAGCACGAAGTACCCACCATTGCCTGCGCCGTCTACTTCCCGGGCGGCGCGGTCATCGACCCCGAGGACCGGGCCGGCCTGGTGTCTTTCACGGGGCGTCTGCTGACCGAGGGGACGAAGACGCGGACGAGCACGCAGATCGCGGAGGAGTCCGAGTTCATCGCCGCCCGGCCCAACGTCGGCGCGGACCGCGAAAACCAGCTCGTCACGGTCGAGGCGCTGACGAAGCACTGGCCGAAGGCGCTCGAGATCATGGCCGACGTTATCCTCAACCCGACCTTTCCGGAGAACGAGGTGGAGCGGGTGCGGCGCGAGCGCCTGACCGACCTCCGCCGCATCAAGGACGACCCGAACGCCATCGCCGACCGGGTGGAGGTCGGCCTGCTGTTCGGCCGTCAGACGCCGCACGGTCATCCCATAGGCGGCTGGGAGGAGTCGGTCGCGGCGATAACGCTGCCGGAGATGGTGGACACGCACGGCCGCGCCTTCCTGAATAACCGGCCTTCGGTGGTGATCGTCGGTGACATCAAGGTAGAGGAAGCTGCCAGGCAGATAGAGGGAGCATTCGCCGGCTGGCGCGCGGCGGCGCCCCCGAAGCCGCCCGCGCAAGAGTTTCCGGAGCCCTCGGGCGTCACCATCTATCTCATCGACAAGCCGGGCGCGGCTCAGTCTGTCATACGCGCCGGGCACCTCTCGCTGCCGCGCCCGAACCCGGACTACTTCCCGCTTGTAGTGATGAACATGGCCTTCGGCGGCCAGTTCACCGCCCGGCTCAACATGAACCTGCGCGAGGACAAAGGCTACAGCTACGGCTACCGCTCGCGATTCGATTGGCGCTTGTCCCGCTCGGTCTTCTCCGCCGGCGGCTCTGTGCAGACGGCGGTGACCAAGGAATCGATCATCGAGACCTTGAAGGAGTACGAGGACCTGCACGGCAGGCGGCCGATCACGGAGGAGGAGTTCGAGAAGGCGAAGCTGGGGATTATCCGCGGCTATCCGCCGACCTTCGAGACGCCGGGCCAGGTGTTGCGTCGCCTGCTGGACGTCGTGCACTTTGGGCTGCCTGACGACTACTTCACGACCCAGGTCCAGCAGCTCGAGGCGGTCACGCTGGCCGACGTCCGGCGCGTGGCGGCCGAGCACGTCCATCCGGACCGGCTGACCGTCCTCGTCGTCGGCGACCTCGCCGTCATCGAGCCGGGCATCAGGGAGCTCGGGTATCCCGTGGTGCTGCTCGATCACGAAGGACGGCCGCTGGAGTAG
- a CDS encoding VOC family protein, with translation MARISNLNHAVLFVSDPERSARFYENAFGFEVVDRMGDSAIFMKAAGGANHHDLGLFRARGGQVVPGNVGLYHLAWEVETIEELAEAARSLGELGALRGMSDHGVSKSLYGADPDGIEFEVMWRVPREAWGEYERRAVTMPLDLARELQRFAGRPRGA, from the coding sequence ATGGCAAGGATCTCCAACCTCAATCATGCCGTCCTCTTCGTCTCCGATCCGGAGAGGTCTGCCCGCTTCTACGAAAACGCCTTCGGCTTCGAGGTGGTGGACCGCATGGGAGACAGCGCCATCTTCATGAAGGCTGCTGGCGGCGCGAACCACCACGACCTCGGCCTCTTCCGCGCACGCGGCGGCCAGGTAGTGCCGGGCAACGTGGGCCTCTACCACCTCGCCTGGGAAGTCGAGACGATCGAGGAGCTGGCGGAAGCCGCCCGCTCGCTCGGCGAGTTGGGCGCGCTTCGCGGCATGAGCGACCACGGCGTCTCGAAGTCCCTCTACGGCGCCGACCCCGACGGCATCGAGTTCGAAGTTATGTGGCGTGTGCCGCGCGAGGCCTGGGGCGAGTACGAGCGGCGCGCTGTCACGATGCCCCTGGACCTGGCCCGCGAGCTGCAGCGCTTCGCCGGCCGTCCGCGAGGCGCCTGA